AAAATCCGTAACAGCTAGCTGTGCTCCACAAAGTAAAAAATTATGAGAATTAATAGAGTTATGAAGGAATATTCACAAAGAATATACAAAATTCAATAATCATTGAATCAATTCAGTTTTAAATGATTTGTATAAGAGGAGCAGAAACTATGCCGCAGATGCAAGCTGTTAATGTACTTACTGAGTCACCCGGCTCCGCAGCTAAACACATGACCAACGAATTTCTAACCTTCCGCCTGGGTAGCGAAGAGTATGGAATTGAGATACTCAAAGTACAGGAGATCAGAGGATACGATTCTGTTACACAAATAGCGAATGCCCCCGAGTTTGTCAAAGGTGTTGTTAATCTGCGTGGAATCATCGTTCCGATCGTGGATATGAGAATTAAATTCAAGCTGGATAGTGTGGATTACAACCAATTTACCGTTGTGATTATTTTAAATGTAGCCGGGCGAGTGATGGGAATCGTTGTCGATGGCGTATCGGATGTGATCGATCTTGAGGCCGGTCAGATACGGCCCGCGCCTGAATTCGGTTCCGTCATCGATACCGAATATATTACAGGGTTGGGAACGGTCGGAGAACGAATGCTGATATTGATCGATATCGAAAAATTGATGAGTAGTAGTGATATGGGATTGCTTGAGCGAAGCGTGGGTTGATAGGTAAGTAATTTTTAATGGAATGACTTTAAGGAGACTCTATAGTGTTTAACAATATGACAATTAAATCGCGATTGATATTGGTAATAAGCTTGTTGTCGGTATTGCTGGTCGGTATCGGTAGTTTGGGCATTTATGGATTAAATCAAACGAATGATGCTTTCAAAGCTGTGTATGAAGATCGTGCTGTTCCTTTGGGGGAATTGGGTCTGGTTATAGATCGCATGCAACGGACACGACTTAATGCGGTTATTGCTTCATACGCACGTAAACCGGAAGTAGTAAAAGAACGGCAAGCCATGACCGATCAGCGCGATGCTGAGATTGTCAATGCCTGGCAAAGGTACTTGGCGACCAATTTGACGCCGATAGAAAAAACATTGATAGAGAACTTTAATCACGAATGGAAAGCTTATACGGAAGCGCGTAATCGTACCATGGCCTTGGCTGCGGCCGGTGATTTCGATGCGGCAGTTAAAAATGCTACCGAGGCAACGCCTAGATTTGATGCAGCGCATGCGACCATGTTCAAGTTAATTGAACTTCAACGCGATGAAGGTAAGAAAGAATTCGGCGCATCGCAAGCAAACTACGAAAATATTTTTATTACCAGCATTATCGTGATTGCATTGGGTATAGTGCTGGCGGCAGTCATCGGCTACCTGTTAATTCGCGCAGTAGTGGGGCCTTTGAATGAAGCCATTGCTGTTGCCAATGCAGTTGCTTCGGGTGATCTGACCAGCCGTATTGAGGTCAATTCAACCAATGAAACAGGTCGCTTGTTGCAGGCGCTGAAAACTATGAATGACAATTTATCGGATTTGGTAGGTAAGGTGCGTATGGGTACGGATCAAATCGCGACGGCTTCCGGTGAGATTGCTTCCGGTAATTCAGATTTGAGTCAGCGTACCGAAGAGCAAGCATCCAGTTTGGAAGAAACGGCGTCTTCAATGGAGGAGCTGACTTCCACGGTAAGGCAAAATGCGGATAACGCTCGTCAGGCGAATCAACTGGCCGCAGGTGCTTCCGAAGTTGCAGTGAAGGGAGGAACAGTAGTCGGTCAAGTGGTACAAACCATGAGTTCGATCAATGAAAGCTCGAAGAAGATTGTCGACATTATCAGTGTCATAGACGGTATTGCGTTCCAAACTAATATTTTGGCGTTGAATGCCGCAGTGGAAGCAGCGCGTGCGGGTGAGCAAGGCCGTGGATTTGCTGTCGTGGCTACGGAAGTGCGCACGCTGGCGCAGCGCTCGGCAGCAGCAGCGAAGGAGATCAAAGAACTGATCAGCGACTCGGTAGCGAAGGTGGAGGATGGCTCGCGCCTGGTGGATGAAGCGGGTGCAACCATGGATGAGATCGTCAGTGCTGTGAAACGTGTGACAGATATCATGGCTGAGATTTCCGCTGCGTCGCAAGAACAAAGCTCGGGAATTGAGCAAGTTAACCAAGCGGTAACGCAGATGGACGAGGTGACGCAACAAAATGCGGCCTTGGTGGAAGAAGCGGCGGCAGCGGCGGAATCCATGCAAGATCAGACGCAAGCACTGACACAAGCGGTAAGTACCTTCAAGTTGTCGAGAGATAGTGGCCATGTCGCAGCAACTCCGGTAAAAAGAAGTAATCGCACTGTTGCTAAGCTGCCTAATCGTGGGTCTGCTACCAAAAAGATAGCGGCCAATGTTAATAATACGGCTCCAGCAGCGATAGAAGCTCAACCGCGCAAAGTTGCCGCCGCCGGTGGCGGTGACTGGGAAGAGTTTTAAGTCTCCTGTTGTACAAGAACACTGCCATTGAGGCGGTGTTCTTGTGTTCTTCAACTGTAAAATTCATATCGGTTTACCCGGCTGCGCTTAGAAGTATCCTTTCTGCGGCCTTCACACCTCAGATACTGTATGTTACGGTATCGGTATTCCATAAATACGCTATTCCTCGCGGATTGATTCTTTTTAAATACAAGCAGCGTAATTACACAGAACTCAATCATCGAGAACATTTCATAAAATGCTTTGTAGATAGAGGGAAATATGCTATTTATTATGAAATAGCGTACTCGATTGATCTAGTAAACTATGCAATCGTTAAATTCCGCGATAGAACGCTGGAGGTCATCATCCTATGATCAATGTTAAAAATAATAAGCAAGCAAATATCAGACGACACTTGCCATCATTGCCGCAAAAGGGAAATTTTTTCAGCGGGAGCGGCGTAGTGTCATGCCACTCATGGATGTTTCTTAATATTGATCGATATTTGGCGAGGGTGAAAAGGATGACGATGTCAGAGTGTGGGGTGGTGCAAGGTTTTCTTGTTTTCGCAGTGTTAGGGTCACTGTTCCTGGTAAACCCAGTGCAAGCGAATCCCCGTTCGGCTTCTATCGTAATTGATGCGGATAGCGGGGCAGTGTTGCACGAGTCTCATGCCGATGCCAGCCGTTATCCCGCTTCGCTGACCAAAATGATGACGCTTTATCTTTTGTTCGAGGCGATCGAGCAGCACAAAATGACGCTGGATTCGCGCATGCTGGTATCCGGTCATGCGGCATCAATGCCGTCGACGAACATTGGTCTGCGCGCCGGCGACAGCATCAGTGTACGGGAAGCGATTCCGGCGCTGATCGTGCGTTCGGCAAACGATGTGGCGGCTGTGGTGGCTGAGGCTTTGGGTACGAGCGAAACGAACTTTGGCCGTATGATGACCGAGAAAGCGCGCAAACTGGGCATGCATTCCACGACTTTTCGTAACGCTTCGGGTCTGCCCAATACCGAACAGAAGACGACAGCACGCGATATGGTTACCCTCTCGGTACGGCTGATCAAGGATTTTCCCAAGTATTATCATTTTTTTTCCACGCAATCTTTCAGTCATAAAGGTACTGTCTATAAGAGTCATAACCGTATGGTGCGAAACACGCCGGGTGTCGATGGTTTGAAAACCGGTTTTATCCGAGCTTCCGGTTTTAACGTGGCGACTTCGGCGAAACGCGGTAATCGGCGTGTGGTGGCCGTTGTAATGGGGGGAAATACCGCTGCCGCACGCGATCAGCACATGGCGCAATTGCTTGACCGCAGCTTTAACCAGAGTTCGGTTCAATTAGCCAGTAATACCGTCAATAGCCGGACCATATCGGCAGGATCACCCGGTGAGCGGAAAGAGAAGGCCGGAGCTCAAGTTCCGCGTGCCAAATCAAACCTTACTTCTGAAAAGGCAGTTGAGCCCACGGTACAACAATCGGCTGTCAAGCCGTCAGTCAACTCGCAATCTCAACCGCAGAAGACAGCCACGCCGTTGAACGACAGCTGGGCGGTGCAGATCGGCTCTTATCAAGAATCGAACCGGGCCCATGCACAGGCGCAGGTTGCTGCGCGTTGGATACCGGGTGAGGTGGTGATAACCGAAGTGGAAGTCAGTAATCGCAAACTGTACCGGGCACGTCTGGTAGGTTTGCAAGAAAGCCAAGCCCGTACGGCCTGCCAGAATCTAGTCCGGCAAGGAATGGGATGCCTCGTGGTGCGCTCATAAGGTTCGTATAAATCAAATTTTAGCATCAGATAGCAGGGTAACATCAGAAGCTTGAGGTTATAGGTTACCGGCAGAATTTATGCTAATCTACTCCTGTCATTACTATTTGATTCCAGGTGTTAAAGTACCAAAAAGCAGGACAAATAACCTGGATAAAATAGTATAGACTTCCCTTATTGAAGGGATTCTTTAAGTTTATGATCATTTACCGAATAAAAATAATTCACCCTTGATCGACAGGAGAACAAAATGAAAAAGAAATTGGTAACGTCAATCAGTAATGGGAAGCTTGGCATTATTGTGGACAGGCAATGCACTCGCCGTCAGCTTTAATACATTTGTAGGCAGTATGGGCGGCTCATCCATTGGATTCGCATATGCTGGCAATAAATTCGTAGGTTCAAACTATTTCAATAATCAACTTTACCAAACCGATCTTGCTGGCGGT
The nucleotide sequence above comes from Gammaproteobacteria bacterium. Encoded proteins:
- a CDS encoding chemotaxis protein CheW: MPQMQAVNVLTESPGSAAKHMTNEFLTFRLGSEEYGIEILKVQEIRGYDSVTQIANAPEFVKGVVNLRGIIVPIVDMRIKFKLDSVDYNQFTVVIILNVAGRVMGIVVDGVSDVIDLEAGQIRPAPEFGSVIDTEYITGLGTVGERMLILIDIEKLMSSSDMGLLERSVG
- a CDS encoding MCP four helix bundle domain-containing protein — its product is MFNNMTIKSRLILVISLLSVLLVGIGSLGIYGLNQTNDAFKAVYEDRAVPLGELGLVIDRMQRTRLNAVIASYARKPEVVKERQAMTDQRDAEIVNAWQRYLATNLTPIEKTLIENFNHEWKAYTEARNRTMALAAAGDFDAAVKNATEATPRFDAAHATMFKLIELQRDEGKKEFGASQANYENIFITSIIVIALGIVLAAVIGYLLIRAVVGPLNEAIAVANAVASGDLTSRIEVNSTNETGRLLQALKTMNDNLSDLVGKVRMGTDQIATASGEIASGNSDLSQRTEEQASSLEETASSMEELTSTVRQNADNARQANQLAAGASEVAVKGGTVVGQVVQTMSSINESSKKIVDIISVIDGIAFQTNILALNAAVEAARAGEQGRGFAVVATEVRTLAQRSAAAAKEIKELISDSVAKVEDGSRLVDEAGATMDEIVSAVKRVTDIMAEISAASQEQSSGIEQVNQAVTQMDEVTQQNAALVEEAAAAAESMQDQTQALTQAVSTFKLSRDSGHVAATPVKRSNRTVAKLPNRGSATKKIAANVNNTAPAAIEAQPRKVAAAGGGDWEEF
- a CDS encoding D-alanyl-D-alanine carboxypeptidase, whose amino-acid sequence is MSECGVVQGFLVFAVLGSLFLVNPVQANPRSASIVIDADSGAVLHESHADASRYPASLTKMMTLYLLFEAIEQHKMTLDSRMLVSGHAASMPSTNIGLRAGDSISVREAIPALIVRSANDVAAVVAEALGTSETNFGRMMTEKARKLGMHSTTFRNASGLPNTEQKTTARDMVTLSVRLIKDFPKYYHFFSTQSFSHKGTVYKSHNRMVRNTPGVDGLKTGFIRASGFNVATSAKRGNRRVVAVVMGGNTAAARDQHMAQLLDRSFNQSSVQLASNTVNSRTISAGSPGERKEKAGAQVPRAKSNLTSEKAVEPTVQQSAVKPSVNSQSQPQKTATPLNDSWAVQIGSYQESNRAHAQAQVAARWIPGEVVITEVEVSNRKLYRARLVGLQESQARTACQNLVRQGMGCLVVRS